Proteins encoded in a region of the Flavobacteriaceae bacterium HL-DH10 genome:
- a CDS encoding S41 family peptidase: MKIEKLLLKLLSIIFISIFLSNCSKKDDGDFEEPEIITEEVAPITLNNEINDFIWNGLNEIYLWQEDVPNLADNKFATQDDYYTFLNSYNIPENLFDGLLYQIDVVDKFSYLVDDYVELENSFSGTSASNGLDFGLVRLSGSDDVFGYVRYIANNSDASTKDISRGEFFLTVDGQQLTLNNYSNLLFGSNDSYTLGFADITNNTIALNGKTIALTKTNFTENPILINKTIVAGAIKVGYLMYNQFIADFDDELNTAIAELKSQGISELVLDLRYNPGGRVSSAIILSSMITGQFTDKVFSTEVWNKRYQDYLKANDAESLINRFTSTLLDDSPINTLNLNKVYVLTTSGTASASELVINCLRPYIDVVQIGSSTTGKYTGSVTLYDSSNYGRENANPNHTYAMQPLVFKSANVNGVSDYYNGLTPDYLITYNTASGSGEGENLTNLGILGDVNEPFLEKALSLITGSTTKLSTKSKSFLGVDFKNVADSKDFTPLGKGMYTTLKK, from the coding sequence ATGAAAATAGAAAAATTGCTATTAAAACTATTATCAATAATATTCATTTCAATTTTTCTATCAAATTGTAGTAAAAAAGATGATGGTGATTTTGAAGAGCCTGAAATAATAACAGAAGAAGTTGCACCAATAACTTTAAATAATGAAATAAACGATTTTATTTGGAATGGCTTAAATGAAATATATTTATGGCAAGAAGATGTTCCTAATTTAGCCGATAACAAGTTTGCTACACAAGACGACTACTATACTTTTTTAAATAGTTATAACATACCTGAAAATTTGTTTGATGGCTTATTATATCAAATAGACGTTGTAGATAAATTTAGCTATTTAGTTGATGATTATGTTGAGTTAGAAAATTCTTTTTCTGGAACTTCAGCATCTAATGGATTAGATTTTGGATTAGTTAGATTGTCTGGATCTGATGATGTGTTTGGATACGTAAGATATATTGCAAACAACTCTGACGCTTCAACCAAAGATATTAGTAGAGGTGAGTTTTTCTTAACTGTAGATGGACAACAATTAACTCTGAATAATTATTCCAATTTATTATTTGGTAGTAATGACTCTTACACTCTTGGCTTTGCTGATATTACAAATAATACAATAGCTTTAAACGGAAAAACAATAGCTTTAACGAAAACAAATTTTACTGAAAACCCTATATTAATAAATAAAACTATTGTTGCTGGTGCTATAAAAGTTGGTTATTTAATGTATAATCAATTTATTGCAGATTTTGATGACGAACTAAATACAGCTATAGCTGAATTAAAAAGTCAAGGTATTTCAGAATTAGTTTTAGATTTAAGATATAACCCAGGAGGAAGAGTTAGCTCTGCTATTATTTTATCTAGCATGATCACAGGTCAATTTACAGACAAAGTTTTCTCAACTGAAGTTTGGAATAAAAGATATCAAGATTATCTTAAAGCAAATGATGCAGAATCTTTAATAAACCGCTTTACAAGTACTTTATTAGATGATTCTCCAATAAACACCCTTAATTTAAATAAAGTATATGTTTTAACTACTTCAGGAACGGCTTCTGCAAGTGAATTAGTAATAAACTGTCTTAGACCATATATTGATGTTGTACAAATTGGCTCCTCAACTACGGGTAAATATACTGGATCTGTTACCTTATATGATTCTTCAAATTATGGTAGAGAAAATGCAAACCCGAATCATACTTATGCTATGCAACCATTAGTTTTTAAATCGGCAAATGTAAATGGTGTTTCAGATTATTATAATGGTTTAACTCCTGATTATCTAATAACATATAATACAGCTTCTGGTAGTGGTGAAGGTGAAAACCTAACTAATTTAGGGATATTAGGAGATGTAAACGAACCTTTTTTAGAAAAAGCATTATCCTTAATTACAGGTTCCACAACTAAATTAAGTACTAAATCCAAATCTTTCCTTGGAGTTGACTTTAAAAACGTAGCTGATTCAAAAGATTTCACTCCTCTTGGAAAAGGCATGTACACAACATTAAAAAAGTAA
- a CDS encoding S41 family peptidase, giving the protein MKNLKALILIFIVTISTVSCFKDHDDNTKPASFTDINDFIWKGMNSWYNWQSNVPDLSDTKDDNTSEYNAFLNQIKNPEDFFNSLRFDYGVTDRFSWFIDDYIVQLQEFQGISTSFGFKLQSVQINNSGDIIIYVRYVADNSPASNANIKRGDIINGIDGTTINTSNFDNVVSKLSNKTITLSFVSESGGTLTPIEDKTITSTVISENPVYLKKMFDNINGKKVGYLMYNGFRTSYNDELNDAFSFFKSENIDELILDLRLNGGGSVGTSAYLSSMIYANAGEEEFASLEFNSKHTNSSGSYFFSNTLNVYDANDNKIGTQAINRLNTINNLYVLTSRNTASASEMVINGLRPYMNAVKTVGSTTYGKNVGSIMLFDSPGSDYQDRASANPSHLNAMQPIVFQIFNKNGESDYTSGFTPDIEVLEYEYWNNILPFGDENEVVLKAALDDIRGLSSKTSSIKKQSNTKNLELTSQKKFEQEMYIDSDFFNNN; this is encoded by the coding sequence ATGAAAAATTTAAAAGCCCTAATTCTAATCTTCATAGTCACCATTAGCACTGTAAGCTGTTTTAAAGACCATGATGATAACACAAAACCTGCATCTTTTACTGATATAAATGATTTTATATGGAAAGGCATGAATTCTTGGTACAATTGGCAATCTAACGTTCCTGATTTATCTGACACAAAAGATGACAATACAAGTGAATACAATGCTTTTTTAAATCAAATTAAAAATCCAGAAGATTTTTTCAATAGCTTAAGATTTGATTATGGTGTTACTGATAGATTTTCTTGGTTTATAGACGATTACATTGTACAGTTGCAAGAATTTCAAGGTATTTCAACATCTTTCGGTTTTAAATTACAGTCCGTTCAAATAAACAATAGTGGAGATATTATTATATATGTTAGGTATGTTGCCGATAATTCTCCTGCTAGCAACGCCAATATTAAAAGAGGCGACATTATTAACGGTATAGATGGAACAACCATAAACACCTCTAATTTTGATAATGTTGTAAGCAAATTATCAAATAAAACTATAACACTCTCTTTTGTTTCAGAAAGCGGAGGCACTTTAACTCCTATTGAAGACAAAACCATCACATCAACTGTTATATCTGAAAACCCTGTCTATTTAAAAAAAATGTTTGATAACATAAACGGTAAAAAAGTTGGATATCTGATGTATAATGGATTTAGAACATCATATAATGATGAATTAAATGATGCTTTTTCTTTTTTCAAGTCTGAAAATATAGATGAATTAATTCTAGATTTAAGATTAAACGGAGGAGGTTCTGTTGGCACATCGGCATATTTATCAAGTATGATTTATGCTAATGCTGGAGAAGAAGAGTTTGCTAGTCTAGAATTTAATTCAAAACACACTAATAGTAGTGGTTCTTACTTTTTTTCAAATACATTAAATGTATATGATGCAAATGATAATAAAATAGGCACTCAAGCTATTAATAGATTAAATACAATTAATAATTTATACGTTTTAACATCTCGCAATACGGCATCAGCAAGTGAGATGGTTATAAATGGATTAAGACCTTATATGAATGCTGTAAAAACCGTTGGTTCTACCACTTATGGTAAAAACGTTGGTTCCATCATGTTATTCGATTCTCCTGGTTCAGATTATCAAGATAGAGCATCCGCTAATCCTAGTCATTTAAATGCCATGCAACCCATCGTTTTTCAAATATTTAATAAAAATGGAGAAAGCGATTATACATCAGGTTTCACACCAGATATTGAAGTGTTGGAATATGAATATTGGAATAATATTTTACCTTTTGGAGATGAAAACGAAGTAGTTCTAAAAGCGGCACTTGATGATATAAGAGGGCTTTCTTCAAAAACATCAAGCATAAAAAAACAAAGCAATACTAAAAACTTAGAGCTTACATCTCAAAAGAAATTTGAACAAGAAATGTATATAGATTCTGATTTTTTTAATAATAATTAA
- a CDS encoding ATP-binding protein, with translation MLKQKTYFNWSSGKDSALALYHLLQDNRYSVDELITTVNSHYNRVSMHGLRKELLLAQTTAINIKSSLIELPEMPSMEVYEQKMLKTVSRLKTDGFTHSAFGDIFLEDLRIYREKKLEEQGFKAVFPIWKRDTKELLNEFLDLGFKTIIVCANSKYFGEDFVGTVIDKNFINNLPEGVDPCGENGEFHTFCFDGPLFKSPITFSIGEKVYREYDTPKSDDDSICKSDSEKYGVWYCDLIP, from the coding sequence ATGTTAAAACAAAAAACCTACTTCAATTGGAGTTCTGGAAAAGATTCCGCTTTAGCACTTTATCACTTATTACAAGATAATCGTTACTCGGTTGACGAATTAATTACAACAGTAAATAGCCATTACAACAGAGTGTCTATGCACGGACTGAGAAAAGAACTATTGCTTGCTCAAACAACTGCTATTAACATAAAATCTAGTCTTATAGAATTACCAGAAATGCCCAGTATGGAGGTCTATGAGCAAAAAATGCTAAAAACGGTTTCAAGATTAAAAACTGACGGTTTTACTCATAGTGCTTTTGGCGATATTTTTCTTGAAGATTTAAGAATTTACAGAGAGAAAAAATTAGAAGAACAAGGTTTTAAAGCTGTATTCCCTATTTGGAAACGAGACACTAAAGAATTGCTTAATGAGTTTTTAGATTTAGGCTTTAAAACCATTATTGTTTGTGCAAATTCAAAATATTTTGGCGAAGATTTTGTAGGTACTGTAATTGATAAAAACTTTATAAATAATTTACCAGAAGGTGTTGATCCTTGTGGCGAAAATGGAGAGTTTCATACCTTTTGTTTTGATGGCCCCTTATTTAAAAGCCCAATTACATTTTCTATAGGTGAAAAAGTATATCGTGAGTATGACACACCAAAATCTGATGATGATTCTATTTGTAAAAGTGACTCTGAAAAATATGGTGTTTGGTATTGTGATTTAATTCCATAA